One Rhodobacter sp. CZR27 DNA segment encodes these proteins:
- the hisS gene encoding histidine--tRNA ligase has translation MAKDKAPRRPRADTPKGFRDYFGADVTERKTMLDAVAEVYHRYGFDPLETSAVETVEALGKFLPDVDRPNEGVFGWQDEDGEWLALRYDLTAPLARVAAQFRNDLPSPYRRYAMGPVWRNEKPGPGRFRQFYQCDADTVGSASVAADAEICAMLSDALEVVGIPRGDYIVRVNNRKVLNGVMEVVGVLDPSDPAKFEAERGIVLRAIDKIDRLGEAGVRALLGEGRKDESGDFTKGAGLSAEQAEVVMGFMASKRDTGAATVARLRELVAGSALGLDGVQELETIAELLDAQGYGPDRIVVDPSVVRGLGYYTGPVFEAELTFEILDEKGRKRQFGSVAGGGRYDDLVKRFTGQAVPATGVSIGVDRLLAALRAKGRAGQDAQGPVVVTVMDRDRMADYMAMVGELRRAGLRAELYLGNPKNFGNQLKYADARKSPVAVIQGSDEAARGVVVLKDLVLGARIAEGASLEEWKSRPAQVEVPRDALVEAVRGMLA, from the coding sequence ATGGCCAAGGACAAGGCTCCCCGCCGCCCGCGCGCGGACACGCCGAAGGGCTTTCGCGACTATTTTGGCGCGGACGTGACCGAGCGCAAGACGATGCTCGATGCGGTGGCCGAAGTCTACCATCGCTATGGCTTCGACCCGCTTGAAACCTCGGCGGTGGAAACCGTCGAGGCGCTGGGGAAGTTCCTGCCTGACGTCGACCGCCCGAACGAGGGCGTCTTCGGCTGGCAGGACGAGGATGGCGAGTGGCTGGCGCTGCGCTATGACCTGACGGCGCCGCTCGCTCGCGTGGCCGCGCAGTTCCGCAACGACCTGCCGAGCCCCTACCGCCGCTACGCAATGGGCCCCGTCTGGCGCAACGAGAAGCCCGGGCCGGGACGCTTCCGCCAGTTCTACCAGTGCGACGCCGATACGGTCGGTTCGGCCAGCGTGGCGGCGGATGCCGAGATCTGCGCGATGCTGTCGGACGCGCTGGAGGTCGTGGGCATTCCGCGCGGCGACTACATCGTGCGCGTGAACAACCGGAAGGTCCTGAATGGCGTGATGGAGGTCGTGGGCGTGCTCGACCCGTCTGACCCCGCGAAGTTCGAGGCCGAGCGCGGGATCGTCCTTCGCGCCATCGACAAGATCGACCGTCTGGGCGAGGCGGGCGTGCGGGCGCTTCTGGGCGAGGGTCGGAAGGACGAATCCGGCGACTTCACCAAGGGTGCGGGCCTTTCGGCGGAACAGGCCGAGGTGGTGATGGGATTCATGGCCTCCAAGCGTGATACCGGCGCGGCGACGGTTGCGCGACTGCGGGAACTGGTCGCTGGATCGGCGCTCGGCCTCGACGGGGTGCAGGAGCTGGAAACCATCGCCGAACTGCTCGATGCGCAGGGCTACGGGCCGGACAGGATCGTGGTGGACCCGTCGGTGGTGCGCGGCCTTGGCTATTACACCGGGCCGGTGTTCGAGGCGGAGCTGACCTTCGAGATCCTCGACGAGAAGGGCCGCAAGCGTCAGTTCGGCTCGGTCGCGGGCGGCGGGCGCTATGACGATCTGGTGAAGCGCTTCACCGGGCAGGCGGTGCCGGCGACGGGCGTCTCGATCGGCGTGGACCGGCTGCTTGCCGCGCTGCGCGCCAAGGGGCGGGCGGGGCAGGACGCGCAGGGGCCGGTGGTGGTCACCGTCATGGATCGCGACCGCATGGCCGATTACATGGCGATGGTGGGCGAGTTGCGCCGGGCGGGGCTTCGCGCGGAGCTTTACCTCGGCAACCCGAAGAACTTCGGCAACCAGTTGAAGTATGCCGATGCGCGAAAATCGCCCGTTGCGGTGATTCAGGGTTCGGACGAGGCGGCGCGCGGCGTCGTCGTGCTGAAGGACCTGGTGCTTGGGGCGCGGATCGCGGAAGGCGCGAGCCTCGAGGAATGGAAGTCGCGCCCGGCGCAGGTCGAGGTGCCGCGCGACGCGCTGGTCGAGGCTGTGCGCGGGATGCTCGCGTGA
- a CDS encoding ATP phosphoribosyltransferase regulatory subunit, protein MTKAAVRAEAEAIFAAFQAAGAQPVEADILLPAGTLLDLYGEDIRARAYVTSDPLRGEMMLRPDFTVPVVQAHMAAGADPARYTYMGEVFRRQEHLGPRASEYLQVGFEVFDRSHPEAVDADVFGLIAEVLAPLGLQAATGDFGILLAAVRGLSTSDKRKSALLRHVWRPQRFRALLDRFAGRTPVPEPRLRLLERLAAASPEALMDQSGPAIGLREPEDVAARVAALIEDARTPPINPDEAAVLDDLLLVEAPAGEALARLEALAARMPAMAASVQRFAGRLDALAARGVAVDRLPFAAGHGQSTLEYYDGFVFSFHADDPTLPPVSSGGRYDALTAVLGQGHSIPAVGGVIRPGLVAQLKGTA, encoded by the coding sequence GTGACAAAGGCCGCCGTCCGCGCCGAGGCGGAGGCCATCTTCGCCGCCTTCCAGGCCGCCGGCGCGCAGCCGGTCGAGGCTGACATCCTGCTGCCGGCCGGCACGCTCCTCGACCTTTACGGCGAGGATATCCGGGCGCGGGCCTATGTGACCTCGGACCCCTTGCGCGGCGAGATGATGCTGCGGCCGGACTTCACCGTGCCGGTGGTGCAGGCGCACATGGCGGCCGGCGCCGATCCCGCCCGCTACACCTACATGGGCGAGGTCTTCCGTCGGCAGGAGCATCTGGGGCCGCGGGCCTCGGAATACCTGCAGGTCGGCTTCGAGGTCTTCGACCGCTCACATCCCGAGGCGGTCGATGCCGATGTCTTCGGGCTGATCGCCGAGGTTCTGGCGCCGCTCGGGCTTCAGGCGGCGACCGGCGACTTCGGTATCCTGCTGGCCGCAGTCAGGGGGCTTTCGACCTCGGACAAGCGCAAGTCGGCGCTGCTGCGCCATGTCTGGCGCCCGCAGCGGTTCCGCGCCCTGCTCGATCGGTTCGCGGGGCGGACCCCGGTGCCCGAGCCCCGCCTGCGGCTGCTGGAGCGGCTCGCTGCGGCCTCGCCCGAGGCGCTGATGGATCAGTCGGGCCCGGCCATTGGCCTGCGCGAGCCGGAAGACGTGGCCGCACGGGTTGCGGCCCTGATCGAGGATGCGCGGACGCCGCCGATCAACCCGGACGAGGCGGCGGTGCTCGATGACCTGCTGCTGGTCGAGGCGCCGGCGGGCGAGGCGCTCGCGCGGCTCGAGGCGCTGGCAGCGCGGATGCCCGCGATGGCCGCCTCGGTGCAGCGGTTCGCCGGGCGGCTGGACGCGCTGGCGGCGCGTGGCGTCGCGGTCGATCGCCTTCCCTTCGCGGCCGGCCACGGCCAGAGCACGCTGGAATATTACGACGGCTTCGTTTTCAGCTTCCACGCGGATGATCCGACGCTGCCGCCCGTATCCAGCGGCGGGCGCTATGACGCGCTGACGGCGGTGCTGGGGCAGGGGCACTCGATCCCCGCGGTGGGCGGCGTGATCCGTCCCGGTCTCGTGGCGCAGCTGAAAGGGACGGCGTGA
- the hisG gene encoding ATP phosphoribosyltransferase, whose protein sequence is MMLKIGVPSKGRLMEKTFDWFGARGVTMRQTGAEREYSGAVDGVEGVELVLLSAGEIPRELSAGRIHLGVTGSDLVREKLADWETQVAELAPLGFGHADLIIAVPAFWIDVDTLDDLDAAAAAFRATHGFRLRIATKYHRLVREFLTANGVADYQIVDSQGATEGTVKNTTAEAIADITSSGETLRANHLKILSDGLVHSSQAVLFASRRADWTEAGTVLDRLAGHLAIAAPRLT, encoded by the coding sequence GTGATGCTGAAGATCGGGGTGCCCTCGAAGGGCCGGCTGATGGAAAAGACGTTCGACTGGTTCGGCGCCCGTGGCGTGACAATGCGCCAGACGGGGGCCGAGCGGGAATATTCCGGCGCCGTGGATGGCGTCGAGGGCGTCGAACTCGTGCTGCTCTCGGCCGGCGAGATCCCGCGGGAGCTGAGCGCCGGCCGCATTCATCTGGGTGTCACCGGCTCGGATCTCGTGCGCGAGAAGCTGGCGGATTGGGAGACCCAGGTGGCCGAGCTGGCCCCGCTGGGCTTCGGACACGCCGACCTGATCATCGCGGTGCCGGCCTTCTGGATCGACGTCGACACGCTGGACGATCTGGACGCGGCGGCGGCGGCCTTCCGGGCGACCCACGGCTTCCGCCTGCGGATCGCCACCAAGTATCACCGCCTGGTGCGGGAGTTCCTGACCGCCAACGGCGTCGCCGACTACCAGATCGTGGACAGCCAGGGCGCAACCGAAGGCACGGTGAAAAACACCACCGCCGAGGCCATCGCGGACATTACCTCATCGGGCGAGACGCTACGGGCGAATCATCTGAAAATCCTTTCCGACGGTCTGGTGCACAGCTCGCAGGCCGTGCTGTTCGCCTCGCGCCGGGCGGACTGGACCGAGGCGGGGACGGTTCTCGACCGGCTGGCCGGGCATCTCGCCATCGCGGCGCCGCGGCTCACCTGA
- a CDS encoding DUF1489 family protein — protein sequence MAKHVNLLKLCVGAETVEDLLDWQASQRHRWPEGNPRHVTRMWPKREAEILAGGSLYWVFKGSILARQPILGLESVEGSDGITRCALVLDPAVIRTVAAARRPFQGWRYLAPEDAPADLPQGRQREEPLPPDLAQALADIGLR from the coding sequence TTGGCCAAGCACGTCAACCTTCTGAAACTCTGCGTCGGCGCAGAGACGGTGGAAGATCTTCTCGACTGGCAGGCAAGCCAGAGGCACCGCTGGCCCGAGGGGAATCCCCGTCATGTCACGCGGATGTGGCCGAAGCGCGAGGCGGAGATCCTCGCCGGGGGCTCGCTCTACTGGGTGTTCAAGGGATCGATTCTCGCGCGGCAGCCGATCCTGGGGCTCGAGTCGGTCGAAGGCTCCGATGGCATCACCCGCTGCGCGCTGGTGCTGGATCCGGCGGTGATCCGGACCGTGGCCGCGGCCCGCCGGCCCTTCCAGGGCTGGCGCTACCTGGCGCCGGAGGATGCCCCCGCCGACCTGCCGCAGGGGCGGCAGCGCGAGGAGCCGCTGCCTCCCGATCTCGCTCAGGCGCTGGCCGACATCGGGCTCAGGTGA
- a CDS encoding adenosylcobalamin-dependent ribonucleoside-diphosphate reductase, with amino-acid sequence MSRFHAPIAEQIWDMKYRLKDSAGHALDGTVEDTWRRIARSLAEVEKEPALWEDRFYRALEDFRFLPAGRITAGAGTGRAVTLFNCFVMGTIPDSMAGIFDALKEAALTMQQGGGIGYDFSTIRPRGAEVKGVAADASGPLSFMDVWDAMCRTIMSAGSRRGAMMATMRCDHPDIEAFIEAKKDPARLRMFNLSVLVTDAFMAAVKADGPWELVFDGKVYRTLQARDLWNRIMRSTYDFAEPGVIFIDRINQLNNLAYCETIAATNPCGEQPLPPYGACLLGSVNLARLVSHPFEEGAELDLGQLDELVRLSVRMMDNVVDASRFPLPQQAHEAQMKRRIGLGVTGLADTLLMVGLRYGSEEAARQTETWMKAIARAAYLASSDLAREKGAFPLFEADAYLASGSLTHMDDDVREAIRKNGIRNALLTSVAPTGTISLYAGNVSSGIEPVFAYAYTRKVLQKDGTRTEEEVVDYAVRLWREKMGDAPLPDHFVNAQTLAPLDHVRMQAAAQKWIDSSISKTINCPEDISFDDFADVYLAAWEMGCKGCTTYRPNEVTGSVLSVSEAAKAAPVEAPEPKGGEVVYLTDPLDRPAALEGATYKVKWPGSEHALYITVNDIVIAGHRRPFEVFINSKNMEHFAWTVALTRMISAVFRRGGDISFVVEELKAVFDPRGGAWMEGRYIPSILAAIGGVIERHLIAIGFIEGEGMGLKTDPKADVEVLGVKAKACSSCGSYDLRMVEGCMTCASCGFSKCG; translated from the coding sequence ATGTCGCGCTTCCACGCCCCCATTGCCGAACAGATCTGGGACATGAAATACCGCCTGAAGGACAGTGCCGGGCATGCGCTCGATGGCACCGTTGAGGATACGTGGCGCCGCATCGCGCGCTCGCTGGCCGAAGTGGAGAAGGAGCCGGCGCTCTGGGAGGATCGCTTCTACCGCGCGCTCGAGGATTTCAGATTTCTCCCGGCCGGCCGCATCACGGCAGGCGCCGGCACCGGCCGCGCGGTGACGCTGTTCAACTGCTTCGTGATGGGCACGATCCCCGACAGCATGGCGGGCATCTTCGACGCGTTGAAGGAGGCCGCCCTGACCATGCAGCAGGGCGGGGGGATCGGCTACGACTTCTCCACCATCCGTCCACGCGGCGCCGAGGTGAAGGGCGTGGCCGCCGACGCCTCGGGGCCGCTGTCCTTCATGGATGTCTGGGACGCCATGTGCCGCACCATCATGTCGGCCGGTTCGCGCCGCGGCGCGATGATGGCCACGATGCGCTGCGACCATCCCGACATCGAGGCCTTCATCGAGGCGAAGAAGGACCCGGCCCGGCTGCGGATGTTCAATCTTTCCGTTCTCGTGACCGATGCCTTCATGGCGGCCGTCAAGGCGGACGGGCCGTGGGAACTGGTCTTCGACGGCAAGGTCTACCGGACGCTGCAGGCGCGCGACCTGTGGAACCGGATCATGCGCTCGACCTACGACTTCGCCGAGCCCGGCGTGATCTTCATCGACCGCATCAACCAGCTGAACAACCTCGCCTATTGTGAAACCATCGCGGCCACCAACCCCTGCGGCGAGCAGCCCCTGCCGCCCTATGGCGCCTGCCTTCTCGGCTCGGTGAACCTCGCCCGGCTGGTGTCGCACCCGTTCGAGGAGGGAGCCGAGCTGGACCTCGGGCAGCTCGACGAGTTGGTCCGGCTGTCGGTCCGCATGATGGACAACGTGGTCGACGCGTCCCGCTTCCCGCTGCCGCAGCAGGCGCACGAGGCGCAGATGAAGCGGCGGATCGGCCTTGGCGTGACGGGTCTGGCCGATACGCTGCTCATGGTGGGGCTGCGCTACGGATCGGAAGAGGCTGCACGGCAGACCGAGACCTGGATGAAGGCGATCGCCCGCGCGGCCTATCTGGCCTCGTCCGATCTCGCGCGCGAGAAGGGGGCCTTCCCGCTGTTCGAGGCCGACGCCTATCTCGCCTCCGGCTCGCTGACCCACATGGACGATGATGTGCGCGAGGCGATCCGCAAGAACGGCATCCGCAATGCGCTGCTGACCTCGGTCGCGCCCACGGGCACGATCAGCCTCTATGCCGGCAACGTCTCCTCCGGCATCGAACCGGTCTTTGCCTATGCCTATACCCGCAAGGTGCTGCAGAAGGACGGAACCCGCACCGAGGAGGAAGTGGTCGACTACGCCGTCCGGCTCTGGCGCGAGAAGATGGGCGACGCGCCGCTGCCCGACCATTTCGTGAACGCGCAGACGCTTGCGCCGCTGGACCATGTCCGGATGCAGGCGGCGGCGCAGAAGTGGATCGACAGCTCGATCTCGAAGACGATCAACTGCCCCGAGGACATTTCCTTCGACGATTTTGCCGATGTCTACCTCGCCGCCTGGGAGATGGGCTGCAAGGGCTGCACGACCTATCGCCCGAACGAGGTGACGGGCTCGGTCCTGTCGGTGTCCGAAGCCGCGAAGGCCGCGCCGGTCGAGGCGCCGGAGCCGAAGGGCGGCGAGGTGGTGTATCTCACCGATCCGCTCGACCGTCCCGCGGCACTGGAGGGCGCGACCTACAAGGTGAAGTGGCCGGGCTCGGAGCATGCGCTTTACATCACGGTGAACGACATCGTCATCGCCGGGCACCGGAGGCCGTTCGAGGTCTTCATCAACTCCAAGAACATGGAGCATTTCGCCTGGACGGTGGCCCTGACCCGGATGATCTCTGCGGTGTTCCGGCGCGGGGGCGACATCTCGTTCGTGGTCGAGGAGTTGAAGGCGGTCTTCGATCCCCGCGGCGGCGCCTGGATGGAGGGGCGCTACATCCCGTCGATCCTGGCCGCCATCGGCGGCGTGATCGAGCGCCACCTGATCGCGATCGGCTTCATCGAGGGCGAAGGCATGGGGCTGAAGACCGACCCCAAGGCGGATGTGGAGGTTCTCGGCGTGAAGGCAAAGGCCTGCTCGTCCTGCGGAAGCTACGACCTGCGGATGGTCGAGGGATGCATGACCTGCGCGAGCTGTGGGTTTTCGAAGTGCGGATAG
- a CDS encoding DDE-type integrase/transposase/recombinase — translation MSRATDIRHPPFHVSEHCRLTIGGKAFRLGYRTGDAYVLAPAEGTDPAETFTFDHLSRLNRAGHIHHEREHFLPPHLRTQAAPPRPDITTSDLDPEHASRVNERYAMVSALIDLQRRGEVVLTYQSINAAMLTIRVEALKYLAKLPDEARLNEVYRALKTGDQVPLPAGIPLPRHRAAKTLLQWRKKFLAGGKLALVDGIDQRGDRSSAFPPEVDALLVQTVRASYLTREQKSKVAVTADVRRAFEKENEERAAKGLSLITDVPRRDAVRAAIARLDKLEVMIARHGEDYAKKMFRAGTTGLEVSRPLERVEIDECWIDLRTILSQTRLRKIFTPEEIVAFGLDKEKIRWWIVVAIDCRTRMILALKLTPNPRASAAVECLRMIMADKGEFADQVGALTPWSQCGTPEGIVHDAGSGLTSIDFSDACADLRITDLTAIAGAASARGRIERLFQTIAKGLLCRLSGRTFSDTVKRGDYDADARACLGTEDMCRILVRWIVDIYHNTPHTGLGLLTPLEQWQSDMAAGNYPLKALPSLERQRVAFGIAGTYRLTKHGVVILGIPYNSLRLASHFAAEGAIMLQTRWDHADLGAISVRIDDVWVEVPAVHERFRGLTAQVWIAARQALREAAAARKSHTQAVIFKAIDDIEATNQKAKLQSRLVDQAWTPERLQHFQSELFANFSIAADAPTVLPVEEGVGRSIIPTAPAAFTPEDEVGEPAASTPQRASRKARSSTRPAKVAPTADAPPSSSAPSDLGNAAANTSTLWRPPR, via the coding sequence ATGAGCCGCGCGACCGACATCCGACATCCGCCCTTCCACGTCTCGGAGCACTGCCGTCTCACGATCGGCGGCAAGGCCTTCCGGCTTGGCTACCGCACCGGCGACGCCTATGTGCTGGCGCCCGCCGAAGGCACCGACCCTGCCGAGACCTTCACCTTCGACCACCTGAGCCGACTGAACCGTGCCGGCCACATCCATCACGAGCGCGAACATTTCCTGCCCCCGCACCTGCGGACCCAGGCCGCGCCGCCGCGCCCGGACATTACGACGTCCGACCTGGATCCGGAGCATGCCAGCAGGGTCAACGAGCGCTACGCGATGGTGTCGGCCCTGATCGATCTGCAGCGGCGGGGAGAAGTCGTCCTCACGTACCAGTCGATCAACGCGGCCATGCTGACCATTCGTGTCGAAGCCCTCAAGTACCTCGCCAAGCTTCCCGACGAGGCGCGGCTCAATGAGGTCTACCGTGCCCTCAAGACGGGCGACCAGGTGCCGCTGCCCGCCGGCATCCCGCTGCCCCGGCACCGGGCGGCGAAGACCCTTCTGCAGTGGCGCAAGAAGTTCCTCGCTGGCGGAAAGCTCGCGCTCGTCGATGGCATCGATCAGCGCGGCGATCGCAGTTCCGCCTTCCCCCCCGAGGTGGATGCCCTCCTCGTCCAGACCGTCCGCGCGAGCTACCTGACGCGCGAGCAGAAGTCCAAGGTCGCGGTGACGGCAGACGTCCGGCGCGCGTTCGAGAAGGAGAATGAGGAAAGGGCCGCCAAGGGGCTGTCGCTGATCACCGACGTGCCCCGCCGCGACGCGGTTCGCGCGGCGATTGCGCGCCTCGACAAGCTCGAGGTCATGATCGCGCGCCATGGAGAGGACTACGCGAAGAAGATGTTTCGCGCCGGCACCACCGGCCTCGAGGTCAGCCGGCCGCTCGAGCGCGTCGAGATCGACGAATGCTGGATCGACCTCCGGACCATCCTGTCGCAGACTAGGTTGCGCAAGATCTTCACACCGGAGGAGATCGTGGCGTTCGGCCTCGACAAGGAGAAGATCCGCTGGTGGATCGTGGTCGCCATCGACTGCCGCACGCGAATGATCCTCGCGCTCAAGCTCACGCCGAACCCGCGAGCGAGTGCGGCCGTCGAATGCCTGCGCATGATCATGGCCGACAAGGGAGAATTCGCTGATCAGGTCGGAGCGCTGACGCCTTGGTCGCAATGCGGGACGCCCGAGGGGATCGTGCACGACGCGGGCTCCGGTCTGACGTCGATCGACTTCAGCGACGCCTGCGCCGACCTGCGCATAACCGATCTCACGGCGATCGCCGGGGCTGCCTCGGCGCGCGGCCGCATCGAGCGACTGTTCCAGACCATCGCGAAGGGCCTGCTCTGCAGACTTTCGGGGCGCACCTTCTCGGACACCGTGAAGCGCGGGGATTATGATGCGGACGCGCGCGCCTGCCTTGGCACCGAGGATATGTGCCGGATCCTCGTCCGCTGGATCGTCGACATCTATCACAACACGCCTCACACCGGCTTGGGCCTGCTGACGCCGCTCGAGCAATGGCAATCGGACATGGCCGCCGGCAACTATCCGCTGAAGGCCCTCCCGTCGCTCGAGCGGCAGCGGGTCGCCTTCGGCATCGCTGGCACATACCGCCTGACGAAGCACGGCGTCGTCATCCTTGGGATCCCCTACAACAGTCTGCGTCTCGCCAGCCACTTCGCCGCAGAAGGGGCGATCATGCTCCAGACCCGCTGGGATCACGCCGACCTCGGCGCGATCAGCGTGCGGATCGACGATGTCTGGGTCGAGGTGCCGGCAGTGCACGAACGCTTCCGCGGCCTGACGGCGCAGGTCTGGATCGCTGCTCGCCAAGCCCTGCGGGAGGCCGCGGCAGCGCGCAAGTCCCATACTCAGGCGGTCATCTTCAAGGCGATCGACGACATCGAGGCGACCAACCAGAAGGCCAAGCTCCAGTCCCGCCTCGTCGACCAGGCCTGGACGCCGGAACGGCTGCAGCATTTCCAGTCCGAACTGTTCGCGAACTTCTCCATCGCGGCCGATGCGCCCACCGTGCTGCCGGTCGAGGAGGGCGTCGGCCGCTCGATCATCCCCACCGCGCCCGCTGCTTTCACTCCCGAGGACGAGGTTGGGGAACCTGCTGCGTCAACACCGCAGCGTGCCTCGCGGAAGGCCCGCTCCTCGACCCGACCTGCCAAGGTAGCCCCGACGGCGGATGCTCCGCCGTCCTCGAGCGCACCCTCCGACCTTGGGAATGCCGCCGCCAACACCAGCACGCTCTGGCGACCGCCGCGCTGA
- a CDS encoding DNA-binding protein, with product MPARPAPTVEDVLATGLALRAEGEEPTQAKLFRRLGRTGHPATAWKIWQEHGAKLLPTDAPAEVPDRRRWRRLGSSSGPRSRRCWTWRGARR from the coding sequence ATGCCTGCAAGACCCGCCCCTACCGTGGAAGACGTCCTCGCAACCGGCCTCGCGCTGCGCGCCGAAGGGGAAGAGCCGACGCAAGCCAAACTTTTCCGCCGGCTGGGTCGCACTGGGCATCCGGCGACAGCATGGAAGATCTGGCAGGAGCATGGTGCAAAACTCCTGCCGACCGACGCGCCGGCGGAAGTTCCGGATCGCCGGCGATGGCGCAGGCTCGGCAGCTCGTCCGGACCTCGGTCGAGGCGCTGCTGGACCTGGCGCGGCGCGAGGCGGTGA
- a CDS encoding OST-HTH/LOTUS domain-containing protein, with amino-acid sequence MTPPISCSGRIAFPADDLARIGREHRGLVALRNTLVHHFLEEHDLRTEDGCLLARQALTAAINRVARAHADLQTCAADMEQARSTMAEYLASPEFHDWIVHERVPWPVTTIAQALVDAASELAPGGWTSVETALSWFLTRDPGERPDDYGCRSWRQVIHESGLFDLQVRKVDGRPRAWYGPRIPRFW; translated from the coding sequence ATGACGCCGCCGATTAGCTGCTCGGGGCGGATAGCTTTCCCCGCCGACGACCTCGCCCGCATCGGACGTGAACACCGCGGGCTGGTCGCTTTGCGCAACACCCTGGTTCACCACTTCCTCGAAGAACACGATCTTCGCACGGAAGACGGCTGCCTCTTAGCGCGACAGGCCCTGACGGCCGCCATTAATCGCGTCGCCCGCGCCCATGCGGATCTGCAGACCTGCGCGGCGGACATGGAACAGGCCCGCAGCACCATGGCCGAATATCTCGCGTCACCCGAATTTCACGACTGGATTGTCCACGAACGAGTACCTTGGCCCGTCACGACGATCGCGCAAGCCCTGGTGGACGCGGCAAGTGAGTTGGCACCGGGCGGCTGGACATCTGTGGAGACCGCCTTGAGTTGGTTCCTGACGCGCGATCCCGGCGAACGGCCCGATGATTATGGTTGTCGGAGCTGGCGCCAAGTCATCCACGAATCCGGGCTTTTCGACCTGCAGGTGCGCAAGGTCGATGGCCGCCCTCGGGCTTGGTATGGTCCTCGCATTCCGAGATTCTGGTAG
- the nhaC gene encoding Na+/H+ antiporter NhaC: MEKPSFDPPSLPLALVPVILTLGLLALQLFYFGDFTPHIPLVIGLAITGLVGVLRGQEWLDIREGVFHVIHVSMPSLSVLIVVGMIIGVWIASGTVPTLIYYGLTLLNPSIFLAAAMILCSVVSLSLGTSWGTVGTVGLALMGIGAGFGIPAYWTAGAVVSGAFFGDKISPLSDTTNLAPAVTGVNIFDHIRNMLPTTVPAMLIALVAYLVAGYALIGSDEASFGAIERITAELDERFEIGLVPLLPALVVVILALTRKPPLPSLFAGVLAGALIAIFQQGAGVHDVFTYAQSGYVLETGVAEIDSLLNSGGIQSMMWTISLMLIALGFGGALERTGCLEAIITAIIARVKSFAAVQSSAIATAFATNLVAGDPYISIALPGRMYSPLYRGMGYSTLNLSRAVEEGGTLMSPLIPWNAGGAFVISALGLGIMSGQIQNLLYIPLAFACWTAPLIGIFYAFTGFFSPRATDDERAAWANSSEDVMDLEDHALSDSRG, encoded by the coding sequence ATGGAAAAGCCGAGCTTCGACCCGCCGTCCTTGCCGCTTGCCCTTGTACCGGTGATCCTGACGCTGGGCCTGCTGGCCTTGCAGCTGTTCTACTTCGGCGATTTCACCCCGCATATTCCGCTCGTGATCGGGCTGGCGATAACCGGGCTTGTCGGCGTGCTGCGCGGGCAGGAATGGCTGGATATCCGTGAGGGCGTCTTCCACGTCATCCATGTCTCGATGCCCTCGCTTTCGGTGCTGATCGTGGTGGGGATGATCATCGGGGTCTGGATCGCCTCCGGCACGGTGCCGACGCTGATCTACTACGGGTTGACCCTTTTGAACCCGTCGATCTTCCTTGCGGCGGCGATGATCCTCTGTTCGGTCGTCTCGCTTTCACTTGGCACCAGTTGGGGCACGGTGGGCACGGTGGGCCTCGCGCTCATGGGGATTGGCGCGGGCTTCGGCATCCCGGCGTATTGGACGGCCGGCGCGGTCGTCTCCGGCGCATTCTTCGGCGACAAGATCTCGCCCCTGTCCGACACAACCAACCTTGCGCCCGCCGTGACCGGAGTGAATATCTTCGATCACATCCGCAACATGCTGCCAACGACGGTGCCGGCGATGCTGATCGCATTGGTGGCCTATCTCGTGGCCGGCTATGCTCTGATCGGCTCCGACGAGGCCTCCTTCGGCGCCATCGAGAGGATCACGGCGGAACTCGACGAGAGGTTCGAGATCGGCCTTGTGCCGTTGCTGCCCGCGCTGGTCGTCGTGATCCTTGCACTGACGCGCAAGCCGCCGCTGCCGTCGCTGTTCGCGGGGGTGCTGGCAGGGGCGCTGATCGCGATCTTCCAGCAGGGCGCCGGGGTGCATGACGTCTTCACCTATGCCCAGTCGGGCTATGTCCTCGAAACCGGGGTAGCCGAGATCGACAGCCTGCTGAATTCGGGCGGCATTCAGTCGATGATGTGGACCATCTCGCTGATGCTGATCGCGCTCGGCTTCGGCGGAGCGCTGGAACGCACCGGCTGCCTCGAAGCCATCATCACGGCGATCATCGCGCGGGTAAAGTCCTTCGCGGCGGTGCAAAGCTCGGCCATCGCCACCGCCTTCGCCACCAACCTCGTCGCGGGCGACCCGTATATCTCGATCGCGCTGCCGGGGCGGATGTATTCGCCGCTTTACCGCGGCATGGGCTATTCGACGCTGAACCTCAGCCGCGCGGTCGAAGAGGGCGGCACGCTGATGAGCCCGCTGATCCCGTGGAACGCCGGCGGCGCCTTCGTGATCTCGGCGTTGGGTCTGGGGATCATGTCCGGCCAGATCCAGAACCTGCTTTACATCCCGCTGGCATTCGCCTGCTGGACGGCGCCGCTGATCGGAATCTTCTACGCCTTCACCGGCTTCTTCTCGCCACGGGCGACCGATGACGAACGCGCGGCCTGGGCGAATTCCTCCGAGGATGTCATGGATCTGGAAGATCACGCACTCTCGGACAGCAGAGGCTGA